The bacterium genome has a window encoding:
- a CDS encoding PIN domain-containing protein, which yields MPEISPVVVDTNILFSALLRTGSSMAEVLLKHEQPFFICETVLVELFKLKEKIVRLSQLSEEW from the coding sequence TTGCCAGAAATCAGCCCTGTGGTTGTAGATACTAACATTCTTTTCTCGGCACTTTTACGAACCGGATCAAGTATGGCAGAAGTATTGCTAAAACATGAACAGCCCTTTTTTATCTGTGAAACGGTACTGGTCGAGCTATTCAAACTGAAGGAAAAAATCGTTAGATTAAGCCAACTCTCGGAAGAATGGTAA